In Geothermobacter ehrlichii, a single window of DNA contains:
- the dksA gene encoding RNA polymerase-binding protein DksA: MEPEKLEEFRQLLQGQLDEILRNAGETVAEMTDEKENFPDPTDRASLESDRNFELRIRDRERKLANKIREALERIDSGEFGLCESCGEEIGEGRLKARPVATLCIECKTEQERQEKIG, from the coding sequence ATGGAACCTGAAAAACTCGAAGAATTCCGGCAGTTGTTGCAGGGGCAGCTGGACGAGATTCTGCGCAATGCCGGCGAAACCGTGGCCGAAATGACGGACGAGAAGGAAAACTTTCCTGATCCGACCGACCGGGCCTCGCTGGAATCGGACCGGAATTTCGAGTTGCGCATCCGTGACCGGGAGCGCAAGCTGGCCAACAAGATCCGTGAGGCCCTGGAGCGTATCGACAGCGGCGAATTCGGACTTTGCGAAAGCTGTGGCGAGGAGATCGGCGAAGGACGGCTGAAGGCGCGGCCGGTCGCCACCCTCTGCATTGAGTGCAAGACTGAGCAGGAGCGCCAGGAAAAGATCGGCTGA
- a CDS encoding PH domain-containing protein, with amino-acid sequence MSACYRIGWKTLLPLGLLLVLLLGLLILSVIRGEAVLKILLVAGILLPVLLVLLASLRRRVVLDEEGVRVVRVFDEKYFRWDELTSLEAVAVRGRAFVTLCAGEDFAILSNSYGDFTGLVRALADRLPESVVSPEAKRLLERQDSVMAGVFPLWFGVVALLYILWHMLLG; translated from the coding sequence ATGAGTGCCTGTTACCGTATCGGCTGGAAGACATTGCTCCCCCTGGGACTGCTGCTGGTTCTGCTCCTCGGGCTGCTGATCCTCAGCGTGATCCGCGGCGAGGCCGTGCTGAAGATCCTGCTGGTCGCCGGCATCCTGTTGCCGGTGCTGCTGGTCCTGCTTGCCAGCCTGCGGCGTCGGGTGGTGCTGGACGAGGAAGGTGTCCGGGTGGTGCGTGTCTTCGACGAGAAGTACTTCCGCTGGGACGAGCTCACCTCGCTGGAGGCGGTCGCGGTGCGGGGACGCGCTTTCGTGACCCTCTGCGCCGGCGAGGATTTCGCCATCCTGTCCAACAGTTACGGCGACTTCACCGGCCTGGTGCGGGCCCTTGCCGACAGGTTGCCGGAGTCGGTAGTCAGTCCCGAGGCGAAGCGGCTGCTCGAGCGGCAGGATTCGGTCATGGCCGGGGTTTTTCCCCTGTGGTTCGGCGTTGTCGCCCTGCTCTATATCCTGTGGCACATGCTGCTGGGCTGA
- the moaC gene encoding cyclic pyranopterin monophosphate synthase MoaC — translation MSDKLTHFDSEGRAVMVDVGGKPVTERVAVAGGEVRMRPATLNRILDRSIEKGDVFGIARTAGIMAAKQTGSLIPLCHPLLLTSVSVDFTPHPDEGRVEIRATVKVTARTGVEMEALTAVSVAGLTIYDMCKAIDRSMVVGQVRLLEKHGGRSGSWVREENG, via the coding sequence ATGAGCGATAAGCTGACCCATTTCGACAGCGAAGGCCGGGCGGTGATGGTCGATGTCGGCGGCAAGCCGGTCACCGAGCGGGTGGCTGTCGCCGGCGGCGAGGTGCGGATGCGACCGGCGACTCTGAACCGGATTCTCGACCGGAGCATCGAGAAGGGGGATGTTTTCGGTATCGCCCGCACCGCCGGCATCATGGCCGCCAAGCAGACCGGCAGCCTGATCCCGCTCTGCCATCCGCTGCTGCTGACCTCGGTCAGTGTCGATTTCACGCCGCATCCCGACGAGGGCCGGGTCGAGATCCGTGCCACCGTCAAGGTCACCGCCCGGACCGGCGTCGAGATGGAGGCCCTGACGGCCGTCTCGGTCGCCGGCCTGACCATCTACGATATGTGCAAGGCGATCGACCGGAGCATGGTTGTCGGCCAGGTGCGCCTGCTCGAGAAGCACGGCGGCAGGAGCGGTTCCTGGGTGCGGGAGGAGAACGGATGA
- the radA gene encoding DNA repair protein RadA, whose amino-acid sequence MANKKAKTIFSCQQCGYQSPKWLGRCPDCGQWNSLVEETVQPAPGRRSGVAAGTASVPQWLSEVNAREEDRLQVGIGEFDRVLGGGVVPGSLTLIGGDPGIGKSTLLLQALGRLAGHGAALYVTAEESARQVKLRAERLGVAAGQLLLLAETALEAILEHIRQLDPAFLVVDSIQTIFTAALESAPGSVSQVRECAGRLMQVAKGDGIPTFIVGHVTKDGAIAGPRMLEHMVDTVLYFEGDAGHPYRILRAVKNRFGSTNEIGVFEMRESGLVEVPNPSELFLAERPEGVAGSAVVPSLEGSRPILVELQALVSPTSFGTPRRTTIGFDHNRVALLGAVLEKKVGLSLLAQDIFLNVAGGVRLDEPAVDLGVAAALASSHLNRPIPSRTIVFGEIGLAGEVRAVSRPELRVKEASRLGFDRCFLPAGNLKNLEAPEGLELVGVKSVAQMLDDVFE is encoded by the coding sequence TTGGCGAACAAGAAAGCGAAAACCATCTTTTCCTGCCAGCAGTGCGGTTACCAGAGTCCCAAGTGGCTTGGGCGCTGTCCCGACTGCGGCCAGTGGAACAGTCTGGTCGAAGAGACCGTGCAGCCGGCGCCCGGCAGGCGCAGCGGCGTGGCCGCCGGCACAGCGAGTGTGCCGCAGTGGTTGAGCGAGGTCAACGCCCGCGAGGAGGACCGCCTGCAGGTCGGCATCGGCGAGTTCGACCGGGTGCTGGGCGGCGGGGTGGTCCCCGGATCGCTGACCCTGATCGGCGGTGACCCCGGCATCGGCAAGTCGACCCTGCTGCTGCAGGCTCTCGGCCGTCTGGCCGGGCATGGCGCGGCTCTCTACGTCACCGCCGAGGAGTCGGCCCGCCAGGTCAAGTTGCGCGCCGAGCGGCTGGGAGTGGCGGCCGGACAGTTGCTGCTGCTGGCCGAAACCGCGCTGGAAGCGATTCTCGAGCACATCCGGCAGCTCGATCCCGCCTTTCTGGTCGTCGACTCGATCCAGACCATTTTCACCGCCGCCCTGGAGTCGGCTCCCGGCAGCGTCAGCCAGGTGCGCGAATGCGCCGGGCGACTGATGCAGGTCGCCAAGGGGGACGGCATACCGACCTTCATCGTCGGCCACGTCACCAAGGACGGCGCCATTGCCGGACCGCGGATGCTCGAACACATGGTTGACACGGTCCTCTACTTCGAGGGGGATGCCGGCCATCCCTACCGCATTCTGAGGGCGGTGAAGAACCGTTTCGGCTCGACCAACGAAATCGGTGTTTTCGAGATGCGCGAAAGCGGCTTGGTCGAGGTGCCCAATCCGTCGGAACTCTTCCTCGCCGAACGGCCGGAGGGGGTCGCCGGCAGCGCCGTCGTCCCCTCGCTGGAAGGCAGCCGTCCGATTCTGGTCGAGCTGCAGGCGCTGGTGTCGCCGACCAGCTTCGGTACGCCCCGCCGCACCACCATCGGTTTCGATCACAACCGGGTGGCTCTGCTCGGGGCCGTGCTGGAGAAGAAGGTCGGCCTGTCGCTTCTGGCACAGGACATCTTTCTCAATGTCGCCGGCGGGGTGCGCCTGGACGAGCCGGCGGTCGATCTCGGTGTGGCGGCGGCCCTGGCTTCGAGTCATCTGAACAGACCGATTCCGTCGCGCACCATTGTCTTCGGGGAGATCGGCCTGGCCGGCGAGGTACGGGCCGTCTCCCGCCCCGAACTGCGGGTCAAGGAGGCGTCTCGGCTCGGGTTCGACCGCTGTTTTCTGCCGGCGGGAAATCTGAAGAATCTGGAGGCGCCCGAGGGGCTGGAGCTGGTCGGGGTGAAAAGTGTCGCGCAGATGCTGGATGATGTTTTCGAATGA
- a CDS encoding nickel-dependent lactate racemase family protein, which yields MTEFELKYGTDTITASIPGAELLCARPFVAPAAEATLICSALDAPIGTPPIETIVRPHETVAIVTSDITRYTGSEIYLPQLVERLNRAGITDDAITIVIALGIHRRQTEAEHRKILGPLFGRIRIVDHDCDDSEQLVELGEVDGIPVVINRTVVEADRVIVTGTIGVHYFAGFGGGRKGLVPGVAARETCMATHFRVFNPPGVGGKHPLAAPAILDGNPVHAAILEAARLVEPDFLLNTVLTADKRIAGVFCGDLEQAHLAGCELALRLYTAPVTEPADLAVISCGGAPKDINFIQAHKALDYGVRALRPGGTAILLAACPDGFGHPTFFDWFRYQDLAEFETALRAGYQINGQTAHATLDKARRFRIILISGFSAEQTAAMGMEKAENLDAALQMAYQELPENPRTLVIPEGGTVLPILQEPGFRIQESE from the coding sequence ATGACCGAATTCGAATTGAAATACGGCACCGACACGATAACGGCCAGCATTCCCGGCGCCGAGCTGCTGTGCGCCCGCCCCTTCGTCGCCCCGGCCGCGGAAGCGACACTGATCTGCTCCGCCCTGGACGCTCCCATCGGCACCCCGCCCATCGAAACCATCGTCCGCCCGCATGAAACGGTCGCCATCGTCACCTCGGACATCACCCGCTACACCGGCAGTGAAATCTACCTGCCGCAGCTGGTGGAACGGCTGAACAGGGCCGGTATCACCGACGACGCCATCACCATCGTCATCGCCCTGGGGATTCACCGCCGGCAGACGGAGGCCGAACACCGGAAAATCCTCGGCCCGCTGTTCGGCCGTATCCGGATCGTCGACCACGACTGCGACGACTCGGAACAGCTGGTCGAACTGGGCGAGGTCGACGGTATTCCGGTGGTCATCAACCGTACGGTGGTCGAAGCCGACCGGGTGATCGTCACCGGCACCATCGGCGTCCACTATTTCGCCGGTTTCGGCGGCGGCCGCAAGGGACTGGTGCCCGGCGTCGCGGCCCGCGAGACCTGCATGGCCACCCATTTCCGGGTGTTCAACCCGCCCGGGGTCGGCGGCAAGCATCCGCTGGCGGCGCCGGCGATACTCGACGGCAACCCGGTGCACGCGGCGATTCTCGAGGCGGCACGGCTGGTCGAGCCCGATTTTCTGCTCAACACCGTGCTCACTGCGGACAAGCGCATCGCCGGCGTCTTCTGCGGCGACCTGGAACAGGCCCACCTGGCCGGCTGCGAGCTGGCCCTGCGGCTCTACACCGCGCCGGTGACCGAACCGGCCGATCTGGCGGTGATCTCCTGCGGCGGGGCACCGAAGGACATCAACTTCATCCAGGCCCACAAGGCCCTCGACTACGGCGTGCGGGCGCTGCGGCCGGGCGGCACCGCGATCCTGCTGGCCGCATGTCCCGACGGTTTCGGCCATCCGACCTTTTTCGACTGGTTCCGCTACCAGGATCTGGCCGAATTCGAAACGGCCCTGCGCGCCGGCTACCAGATCAACGGTCAGACCGCCCACGCCACCCTCGACAAGGCCCGCCGCTTCCGGATCATCCTGATCAGCGGCTTTTCCGCCGAGCAGACCGCCGCCATGGGGATGGAAAAGGCCGAAAACCTTGACGCCGCCCTGCAAATGGCCTATCAAGAACTGCCCGAAAATCCACGCACCCTGGTCATTCCCGAAGGCGGGACGGTGCTGCCGATACTGCAGGAGCCAGGATTCAGAATTCAGGAGTCAGAATAA
- a CDS encoding FAD-binding oxidoreductase: MLDQRIIRDLQATLGAEHVATDKADLICYSYDATQQQYLPDVVVFPASAEEVALVMKIANAERIPVFPRGAGSGFTGGSLPTRGGIVLSTERMNRIVEIDTENLVATVEPGVVTEQFQKEVEKLGLFYPPDPASLKFSTLGGNVAECAGGPRCVKYGVTKDFVIGLQVVTPTGDIITTGGPTMKGVVGYDLTKLLCGSEGTLGIITRIVLKLLPLPEAKKTMLVLFDSIDGAAKAVSTIISNKIIPTTLEFMDGRTIDCVRQATDLEVPDNARAVLIIEVDGDREFLAKQVQKIQQLIQPLGVVETRTAETPEESEALWQIRRSVSASLRKVNPDKFNEDICVPRSKVPEMIRKVDAIAEKYNIPIVNFGHAGDGNIHVNIMIDRKVPGELERAHKAIEEVFRGALELGGTMSGEHGVGIAKAPYIPLEITPEAAAYMKAIKKALDPNNILNPGKIFLD, from the coding sequence ATGCTCGACCAACGCATTATCCGCGACCTGCAGGCGACGCTCGGAGCGGAGCATGTCGCCACCGACAAGGCCGATCTCATCTGCTACTCCTACGATGCCACCCAGCAGCAGTACCTGCCCGACGTGGTGGTCTTTCCAGCCAGTGCCGAAGAGGTGGCGCTGGTGATGAAGATCGCCAACGCCGAACGGATACCCGTCTTTCCGCGCGGCGCCGGCAGCGGCTTCACCGGCGGCTCGCTGCCGACCAGGGGCGGCATCGTCCTGTCCACCGAACGGATGAACCGGATCGTCGAGATCGACACCGAAAACCTGGTGGCGACGGTGGAACCGGGCGTGGTCACCGAACAGTTCCAGAAAGAGGTGGAAAAACTCGGCCTGTTCTATCCGCCTGATCCGGCCTCACTCAAATTCTCCACCCTCGGCGGCAATGTTGCCGAATGCGCCGGCGGGCCGCGTTGCGTCAAATACGGCGTCACCAAGGACTTCGTCATCGGCCTGCAGGTGGTCACCCCGACCGGGGATATCATCACCACTGGCGGCCCGACCATGAAGGGTGTGGTCGGGTATGATCTGACCAAGCTGCTGTGCGGTTCGGAAGGCACCCTCGGCATCATCACCCGCATAGTCCTCAAGCTGCTGCCGCTGCCGGAAGCGAAGAAGACCATGCTGGTGCTGTTCGACTCGATCGACGGCGCAGCCAAGGCGGTGTCGACCATCATCAGCAACAAGATCATCCCCACCACCCTCGAATTCATGGACGGCCGGACCATCGACTGCGTCCGTCAGGCGACCGATCTCGAGGTGCCGGACAACGCCCGCGCGGTGCTGATCATCGAGGTCGACGGCGACCGGGAATTTCTCGCCAAGCAGGTGCAGAAGATTCAGCAGCTGATCCAGCCGCTCGGAGTGGTCGAGACCCGCACCGCCGAGACACCGGAAGAGAGCGAGGCGCTGTGGCAGATCCGCCGCTCGGTGTCCGCCTCGCTGCGCAAGGTCAATCCGGACAAGTTCAACGAGGACATCTGCGTACCCCGCTCCAAGGTGCCGGAGATGATCCGCAAGGTCGATGCCATCGCCGAGAAGTACAACATCCCGATCGTCAACTTCGGCCACGCCGGCGACGGCAACATCCACGTCAACATCATGATCGACCGCAAGGTTCCGGGCGAACTGGAACGGGCCCACAAGGCGATCGAGGAAGTATTCAGGGGCGCCCTGGAGCTGGGCGGCACCATGAGCGGCGAACACGGCGTCGGCATCGCCAAGGCGCCCTATATCCCGCTGGAGATCACGCCGGAGGCGGCCGCCTACATGAAGGCCATCAAGAAGGCCCTCGACCCGAACAATATTCTCAATCCGGGGAAGATTTTTCTGGATTGA
- a CDS encoding (Fe-S)-binding protein — MAKLKNLEDYRDAIEQCVKCGACRAHCPVFGAERREGRVARGKVALSKAVLDGEIGLEAKVLEDLSQCLLCGSCCAGCPNKVPTEEIVAAARRRIAEQQGLSTFGKGVAAVLGRPKLMNALAKTGGALSSLLFRKLPENSGLRLRFPLPYLESGRTLPPLSARPFRERHPERIAGEASQPTVAFFTGCGINYMYPEIGEAFLKALRFLGVTVIIPADQACCGLPAVSAGAGEVVEKLAEQNLAALSREPVDFVLTACASCNAGLGKIYAEMGEPFEKLAEKTRDIFVFLVEMGLPEKLAELPSRGVKTRVTYHDPCHLRTRGITAEPRAILRALPQVEFVEMENAGTCCGLGGTYSVYHYENSRKIGAKKAGHIEESGAELVATDCPGCIMQLQDAINHAGGRQRAVHILELLREALPEEK; from the coding sequence ATGGCCAAGCTGAAAAACCTCGAAGACTACCGCGACGCCATCGAGCAGTGCGTCAAGTGCGGCGCCTGCCGGGCGCACTGCCCGGTGTTCGGCGCCGAGCGACGCGAAGGACGGGTGGCACGTGGCAAGGTGGCGCTGTCGAAAGCGGTGCTCGACGGCGAGATCGGTCTGGAAGCGAAGGTGCTCGAAGACCTCTCCCAATGCTTGCTGTGCGGCTCCTGCTGTGCCGGCTGCCCGAACAAGGTGCCGACCGAAGAGATCGTCGCCGCCGCCCGACGCCGTATCGCCGAGCAGCAGGGGCTTTCCACCTTCGGCAAGGGCGTGGCCGCCGTTCTCGGCCGGCCGAAGCTGATGAACGCCCTGGCCAAGACCGGCGGCGCTCTCTCGTCCCTGCTGTTCAGGAAACTGCCGGAAAACAGCGGCCTGCGGCTGCGTTTTCCCCTCCCCTATCTCGAAAGCGGCCGTACCCTGCCGCCCTTGAGCGCCCGCCCCTTCCGCGAGCGCCATCCGGAACGGATCGCGGGGGAAGCGAGCCAGCCGACCGTCGCCTTCTTCACCGGCTGCGGAATCAATTACATGTATCCCGAGATCGGTGAAGCCTTCCTCAAGGCGCTCAGGTTTCTCGGAGTGACCGTCATCATCCCCGCCGACCAGGCCTGCTGCGGCCTGCCGGCAGTTTCGGCCGGAGCCGGGGAGGTGGTGGAGAAGCTGGCCGAACAGAACCTGGCCGCATTGAGCCGCGAGCCGGTCGATTTCGTCCTGACCGCCTGCGCCTCGTGCAACGCCGGTCTCGGGAAGATCTACGCCGAGATGGGCGAACCCTTTGAAAAGCTGGCAGAAAAAACCCGGGACATCTTCGTCTTTCTGGTCGAGATGGGCCTGCCGGAAAAACTGGCCGAACTCCCCTCACGCGGGGTGAAGACCCGGGTCACCTACCACGACCCCTGCCACCTGCGCACCCGCGGCATCACCGCCGAACCCCGGGCCATTCTCAGGGCCCTGCCGCAGGTCGAATTCGTCGAGATGGAAAATGCCGGCACCTGCTGCGGCCTCGGCGGCACCTACTCGGTCTACCACTACGAGAACAGCAGGAAGATCGGCGCGAAGAAGGCCGGCCACATCGAAGAAAGCGGTGCCGAACTGGTCGCCACCGACTGCCCCGGCTGCATCATGCAGCTGCAGGATGCGATCAACCACGCCGGCGGCAGACAGCGGGCGGTGCATATCCTGGAATTGTTGCGGGAGGCGCTGCCGGAGGAGAAGTGA
- the moaA gene encoding GTP 3',8-cyclase MoaA has translation MTEDPTPVSLADRFGRHLDYLRLSITDRCNLRCRYCMPEEGVASLGHDAVLRYEELLRIARVACGLGVRKIRVTGGEPLVRKGVVGFIRDLAALPQKPEITLTTNGLRLAELAEELGTAGMSRVNVSLDTLRADRFRDITRRDGLERVLAGIAAADRAGLGPVKINMVPIAGVNEDEIEEFARLTLAHPWNVRFIEFMPVSGDLEYAPERRVPVERIMAALERVAPLVEEPRTGPAGPARLYRYAGAPGGLGVIPAVSSHFCGECNRLRVTSDGRIRPCLFSGEEIDLRAAIRAGASDEELAAIFRRAAHVKPDRHHLEDSSVGTGQRRMGQIGG, from the coding sequence ATGACTGAAGACCCGACACCTGTATCGCTCGCCGACCGCTTCGGTCGTCATCTCGACTATCTGCGGCTGTCGATTACCGATCGCTGCAATCTGCGTTGTCGCTACTGCATGCCCGAGGAAGGGGTTGCATCCCTTGGCCACGATGCGGTGCTGCGCTACGAGGAACTGCTGCGCATCGCTCGGGTGGCCTGCGGACTGGGAGTGCGCAAGATTCGGGTGACCGGCGGCGAACCGCTGGTGCGCAAGGGCGTGGTCGGCTTCATCCGTGACCTGGCGGCGTTGCCGCAGAAGCCGGAAATAACGCTGACCACCAACGGACTGCGCCTGGCGGAGCTGGCGGAGGAGCTGGGAACGGCGGGAATGAGCCGGGTCAATGTCAGTCTCGACACCCTGCGTGCCGACCGTTTCCGCGACATCACCCGCCGTGACGGCCTGGAACGGGTGCTGGCCGGCATTGCCGCCGCCGATCGGGCCGGGCTGGGGCCGGTGAAGATCAACATGGTTCCCATCGCCGGCGTCAACGAGGACGAGATCGAGGAGTTCGCCCGGCTGACCCTGGCACACCCCTGGAACGTCCGTTTCATCGAATTCATGCCGGTCAGCGGCGATCTGGAATACGCACCGGAGCGGCGGGTGCCGGTGGAGCGGATCATGGCCGCTCTCGAGAGGGTCGCTCCCCTGGTAGAGGAACCGAGGACGGGGCCGGCCGGTCCGGCCCGTCTCTACCGCTATGCCGGCGCGCCCGGCGGGCTGGGGGTGATACCGGCGGTGTCCAGTCATTTCTGCGGCGAGTGCAACCGGCTGCGGGTGACGTCCGACGGCAGGATCCGCCCCTGCCTCTTCTCCGGCGAGGAGATCGACCTGCGCGCCGCAATCCGTGCCGGCGCCAGCGACGAGGAGCTGGCCGCCATCTTCCGCCGGGCGGCCCATGTCAAACCGGATCGCCATCATCTCGAAGATTCCAGTGTCGGCACCGGTCAGCGTCGCATGGGGCAGATCGGCGGCTAG
- a CDS encoding S8 family serine peptidase, translated as MLSRSCLGVVLLLAGLLVPFSGWCTGIGPSLADRLALSAPEERIPVIVQMKQSPRPPLPADLTTGQRRLAVVRALRLASEERQRSVRRLLQDWRRRYRELWIINGLALELTAAEIEALAALPEVESIRYDTPLLLAAEPVQPMATVTSSSWNLTSIGVDQVFGLSGQGKVVAVLDTGVDLGHPEFTAGSWRGNAGDWYNPFVADCTADPTNCGACDLEATQPCDIDGHGTGVASLIVGQSLGVAPGAQWIAAKIWRDDGWTTNSRILGALQWVLDPDNDPATDDAPDVVNGSWGFETLPGVCVTDFESAVQQLKDAGILVAFAAGNIGPSASTSISPANNPNNFAVGSVGVTQTVSLFSSRGPSPCDAPDEVFPELVAPGESITIAQPGGGYAVASGTSFSTPHVSGIMALLLEGFPQTPSVQMETVLKTTAKDLGDAGPDNDYGYGLVDALAAYQYLLPPAPELIAPADQDSGLAVDLTLSWRQSPDPLGAAVTNSVWLSTDPGFSGAVPVQVTRASADSAVSPVPLFLLAVLLPPGLFWRHRNRSVAIGLLLLVVLTLLSCGGGGGGSSAPVTDPDVRQLDVTGLTPATTYYWKVQARTARGDLASESPVYSFTTQ; from the coding sequence ATGTTGTCGAGATCGTGTCTGGGCGTCGTTCTGCTGCTGGCAGGTCTGCTGGTTCCGTTTTCCGGCTGGTGTACCGGCATCGGCCCTTCTCTTGCCGACAGGCTGGCTCTGTCGGCGCCGGAGGAGAGAATCCCGGTCATTGTGCAGATGAAACAGTCTCCCCGGCCGCCGCTGCCGGCTGACCTGACGACCGGCCAGCGGCGCCTGGCGGTCGTGCGGGCGTTGCGGCTGGCAAGCGAAGAGCGGCAGCGGTCCGTACGCCGTCTGCTGCAGGACTGGCGGCGGCGCTACCGGGAGTTGTGGATCATCAACGGTCTGGCGCTCGAATTGACCGCGGCCGAGATCGAGGCCCTGGCCGCGTTGCCGGAAGTGGAGAGCATTCGTTATGACACGCCCTTGCTGCTGGCTGCCGAGCCGGTGCAGCCGATGGCGACGGTGACATCCAGCAGCTGGAACCTGACGTCGATTGGTGTCGATCAGGTTTTTGGGCTGAGCGGCCAGGGCAAGGTGGTGGCCGTGCTCGATACCGGCGTCGATCTGGGGCACCCGGAGTTTACCGCCGGCAGCTGGCGAGGCAATGCCGGCGACTGGTACAATCCCTTCGTTGCCGACTGCACGGCCGATCCGACGAATTGCGGCGCCTGCGACCTGGAGGCGACCCAGCCCTGCGACATTGATGGTCACGGTACCGGCGTCGCCAGCCTGATCGTCGGCCAGTCCCTTGGCGTGGCACCCGGTGCGCAGTGGATCGCGGCCAAGATCTGGCGGGACGACGGCTGGACCACCAACAGTCGTATTCTAGGCGCCCTGCAGTGGGTGCTCGACCCGGACAACGACCCCGCCACCGACGACGCGCCGGATGTGGTCAACGGTTCCTGGGGATTCGAAACCCTGCCCGGTGTTTGCGTGACGGATTTCGAGAGTGCCGTCCAGCAGTTGAAGGACGCCGGCATTCTGGTCGCTTTCGCCGCCGGCAATATCGGACCGTCGGCCAGTACCAGCATCAGCCCGGCCAACAATCCCAACAATTTTGCCGTCGGTTCCGTGGGAGTAACACAAACCGTTTCCCTGTTCAGCTCCCGTGGACCTTCGCCCTGTGACGCGCCGGACGAGGTTTTTCCCGAACTGGTGGCGCCGGGAGAGTCGATTACCATCGCCCAGCCGGGTGGGGGATACGCCGTCGCCAGCGGCACGTCCTTCTCCACGCCACATGTCAGCGGCATCATGGCGCTGCTTCTGGAGGGGTTTCCGCAGACGCCGTCGGTGCAGATGGAGACGGTGCTGAAAACGACGGCGAAGGATCTCGGTGATGCCGGTCCTGACAACGACTACGGTTACGGCCTGGTCGATGCCCTGGCGGCCTACCAGTACCTGCTGCCGCCGGCGCCGGAGCTGATCGCTCCGGCCGATCAGGACAGCGGGCTGGCGGTTGACCTGACCCTGAGCTGGCGGCAGTCGCCGGACCCGCTCGGTGCGGCTGTGACCAACAGCGTCTGGCTGAGTACCGATCCCGGTTTTTCCGGGGCGGTGCCGGTCCAGGTGACACGGGCATCGGCGGATTCTGCTGTTTCTCCGGTGCCGCTTTTTCTGCTGGCGGTGCTGTTGCCGCCGGGATTGTTCTGGCGGCACCGAAACCGGAGCGTGGCAATCGGCTTGCTGCTGCTGGTCGTTCTGACGCTTCTGTCCTGTGGCGGCGGCGGGGGCGGCTCTTCAGCTCCTGTCACTGATCCTGATGTCCGCCAGCTGGATGTCACCGGCCTGACTCCGGCGACCACCTATTACTGGAAGGTCCAGGCCAGGACGGCCCGTGGCGACCTGGCGAGCGAGAGTCCGGTCTATTCTTTCACCACGCAGTGA